TCAAAATGTTACACCTTCCGTCAAGCGCGTACAGACGAAGATGGAGACTACTTACATGCTCGAATTGAGATCCAGACTCCTGATGGAGCGTATTATTTTTATACACTGGACAATGGAACTTATGTTTCCCGGCATTATCAGCCGCCCAATCAATATGGCATGCAGGACTTGTCCTATTTGGACCTTAGGCGCTGGGAAGCATCAGAGCAGTATTTTGCAAGATTCAAACAATTTATTGCTCAGAAGATATAAGTCTTTCCCTCTGGAAGATTCGAGTATGGAGAAAATATTCTAGGTGCAGCTCTTAGTCTTTAAAAATAACAGTAATTAAAACGCGGCTGTCGGCATGATCGACAGCCGCGTTGTGCTAACTGGCAGATTTGTTGAATCAGGTGTACAACCAGCAAGATCAAGATAATTATTTTGAATGGCTGCCTTTAGCTTGTTATTTGAAAATTCTAGGAACTCTCTGACTCAAGTTACAAGCAACTTCAAATGATATAGTTCCCAACATATCTGCCACATCATCTAATGATATAAAATGATTTCCTTGACCTCCATAAACTACTACCTCATCACCAATATTTACACCCATAATATCAGTTACATCGATCATACAAAAATCCATACATATTCTACCGAAAACAGGAGCCTTTTGTCCGTGAATAAGAACGTAAGCCATACCAGATAATTGTCTCGAATATCCATCCCCATACCCAATTGGAATAGTTGCAATAACTGCTTTACCTCTTTCAATTTTAGTTGCTCCATATGATATACCATACCCTTTCTCAAATGTTTGGATATGGATGACTTTTGTTTTTAACTGCATTACTTGTCTAAGCTTAACCTTTGCCTTATTCACCTCTTTGGATGGATAAAGACCATACATTGAAATTCCGATTCGAACCATATCGTAGGTCATATTTGGATTTTCGATAGTTGCAGCACTATTTGCAATATGAAGTAGGGGAATAGAAACTTTTCGTTGATCCAATTCTTCCAATAAACTTTCCCATCGCTTCTTTTGTTTTTCTGCATACCATTTGTCAGCTTCATCTGCGGTAGCAAAATGTGAGAATACTCCTTCTAGATAGATCCCCTCCAATTTTGAAACGATATCGATAAAATCACTTGCTTCTTCTGCTTGCAGTCCCAATCGTCCCATTCCTGTATCCACCTTGACGTGAACCTTTGCCTTTTTCCCTAAGATCTGCCCAGACTTTGATAAAGATTCTGCATGTTTCATATCAAAAATTGATTGTGTTAAATCCCAATACACAACAAGATTCGATGCTGAAGGAGGTGTATATCCAAGTATAAGTATAGGTGCTTGAATGTCTGATTTTCGTATTTCAATGGCTTCTTCTAAACTAGCCACCGCTAAATAATCCACTCCACTATCAATCGCTTTTTTGGAAACCTCGACAGCACCATGTCCATAACCATTCGCTTTTACTACTGCCATTATTTTTGTTGAGTTAGGTATTATTCTTCGAAATTCACAAATATTATGTGAAATATTACTAAGGCTAATTTCAGCCCATATTGGTCTATACATCATATCTCCTCACTTTGATTTTATATTTTAGCAATCTTCAACAGAGCCTTCCATAAGCTTAAAATAGTTAAATACTGCATTCGCCCCTTGCTAAAATTTTTACATATCTACACCAATCCCAAAAGGTCCACACAATATGTATTTTTACGGTCTTGTGGTAGGGTGTGTAACTATAAAGATTGTCTTTGAATAATTGAAAAATCCGGAGAAGTTATAGGTATGAAAGAGACGATTACTATTTATTCCTTTTGTAAAATGTCAACAACTTAAAGGATTTACGAGAAGATTTAATAAAACATATTTCTCCATTAGGATGGGAGCATATCAACTATTTCCTTAGCGTTGTAATTCGCGTTTTGTTTGTGGTATTCCAATTAAAAAAATAAAGCAGGCTCCTACGGTTAAGGCGCACGCCCTTAACGTAAACCGTAGGCGCGACTAAGCGCACCGTGATAGGTGCCTTTTTTTTGTTTTCTGGATTGTTATCGAAATGAAATTCCGGCGATAGCGATTGTATTTTTCCTTTATGGGAAATTAGTCTATACAGCAGGGCATTTAGATGAATATGCTCTTTGTATCTGTATCCCAACATGAGAAGAGGATGTCAATGTCCATTGGAAAAATGAAGAAGTATAAGGAGATGGTAGTTAACCCTGTCTTACGTCCACATTTGCCCGAAACTTACTGGATGACAGATTCAAGGACATTACGAATGCTGAAAACCTACTCATCTGTTTTCATAAAACCAAATTTCGGGAGTGGAGGCAGCGGAATCATTCGTGTCAAGAGATTGCGTAATGGATATGAGGTTCGTTGCGGTCCAAGTCGAAAGGTCGTTGGAGCTCATTCTGTCTTAAAGTCAATTCATTCATATCGGAAATCAAAGGACCATTATTTAGTGCAGAAAGGCCTGCGAATAGCGGAGTATCAAGGGAAAATCTTTGATATCCGTGTATACCTTCAGAAGCCAGAGGATAAATGGAGGATTTCGGGTATGACAGCCCGTGTAGCCGCACCTCATAAATTTGTGACCAATTATCAAAAAGGAGGACACGCTGAATCCTTGCAAAAGGTTCTTTTAAACCTTTTTCAGAATAACCAGATCAAAGTTGCCAACTGTTTTCGTAAAATAGAACAACTATCCATTACCGTTGCCAACACAGTAAATAAATGGCATTCGATTCATGAACTAGGAGTTGATCTTGCCCTAGACAAGAACGGCCACATGTGGATCATTGAAGCGAACTCACATCCGGGTCATCAATTGTTCACTCAACTTCCTGACCATACAATGATCAAAACCATTATGGATAACAAACGAAGGATCGAAGAAAAAAACAACAAAATTAATTTAAAGGGAAGGAGATAAGTTCAATGAATAAACCTAAGCAGCTTAGACGCTTAATCAGCTCCGGCCAACTAGAATTTATCATGGAGGCCCATAATGGTCTGTCTGCCAAAATTGTAGAGGAGGCAGGATTTGAAGGGATTTGGGCTAGCGGATTATCAATCTCTGCGGCAATGGGAGTAAGAGACAATAACGAAGCCTCCTGGACCCAAGTTCTAGATGTCCTGGAATTCATGAGCGATGCAACGTCCATCCCGATTCTACTGGACGGGGATACTGGATACGGCAACTTCAATAATGCAAGACGATTGGTTAAGAAGCTGGAACAGCGAGATATTGCGGGTGTTTGTATTGAAGATAAGCAATTTCCAAAAATGAACTCCTTCTTAAACGGTCAATTACAGCCGATGGCCGATATCGAAGAATTTTGCGGTAAAATCAAGGCGATGAAAGATACGCAAACCGACGATGATTTTGTAGTTGTAGCCAGAGTAGAAGCTTTTATTACAGGGAGAGGACTTGGAGAGACGCTGCGGCGGGCGGAAGCATACCGGAAGGCAGGCGCCGACGCGGTTCTCATACACAGCAAAAGGCCAGATTTCATGGAGATTGAGGCGTTCATGAAGGAATGGGCGGGAAGATTGCCCGTAGTTATCGTACCTACGAAGTATTATTTGACTCCAACCGTCAAGTTTCGTGAGTCGGGGATTAGTCTTGTGATTTGGGCCAACCATAATTTGCGATCATCCATTGAGGCCATGAAACAAGTATCCCGCAGAATTTATCAGGATGAGAGCCTTGCCCATATCGAAAAGGATGTTGCAACATTAGAGGAAGTTTTCAGGCTTCAAGGAGCAGAAGAGCTAGAAGATGCAGAACAACAATATCTCCCGGTGTCGGAGATCAGATCTAATGAGGGGATATAATGGACACGAAGAAGTTTGGAGAAGAACTCCAAAAATTAGGATTTAATTTTTTCAGCGGTGTACCGTGCTCCTACCTGAAAAATTTAATCAATTACGCCATCAACGAATTCGATTATGTTGCAGCAGCTAACGAAGGAGATGCCGTTGCTATCGCATCTGCTGCTTATGTTGGAGGGCAGAAATCCGCTGTGCTTATGCAAAATTCAGGGCTAACCAACGCCGTTTCACCGCTAACGTCCCTTGTCTACCCTTTTCGTATTCCGCTGCTTGGATTTGTCAGCCTTCGCGGAGAGCCGGGGATTCCTGATGAGCCACAACATGAGCTTATGGGCAGGATCACGACGCAGCTGCTGGAATTGATGAACGTAGAATGGCAATATCTTTCCAAAGATTTGGAGGAGGCCAAAAAACAACTGATTCTGGCCAATGAGCAAATTACCGGAAATCGGCCATTTTTCTTTGTGGTGAAGAAAGGAACCTTTGACAGAGAGCCTTTGAAAAAGCAACAAAACTCCATTCATTCAAATCAGATCATACGGCATGCACATAAGGACAATCAGATGCCTGCGCGGCATGAGGCGTTAGCTGCAATTAATTCGGTGAAAGACGGGGATACGATTCAGCTTGCAACCACAGGCAAAACAGGACGGGAATTGTATGAAATTGAAGATGCAAGCAACAATCTGTACATGGTTGGCTCGATGGGGTGCGTCAGCTCTTTCGGGCTTGGGCTTGCACTGAGTCAGCCTGACAAGAATATTGTCGTGATTGACGGAGACGGTTCTTTATTGATGCGCATGGGAAGCCTTGCGACAAACGGGTATTATAACCCCAACAATATGATTCATATTCTTCTCGATAATAATGCCCACGAATCGACTGGCGGGCAAAGCACGGTATCCCATAATATTGATTTCGTGAATATTGCTGCTTCCTGCGGTTACACGAAGTCGATCCATGTCCATAACCTCGAAGATCTGAAAGTTTGTTTGCAAGAATGGAAAGAGACTAAAGGGCTAACTTTCCTGTATATGAAAATATCCAAGCAATCCAAGGATCAGCTTGCCCGCCCGGGCATAAAACCTCACGAAGTAAAGGAACGCCTACAGCGATTTATCCGAAACGATCACGAAAAGATCAAGGAAGTGGATGGCTCATGAGTTCTACCGTAAAAAGAAATATTTTGCTTACTCCAGGTCCGGCAACGACTACAGAAAGCGTGAAATGGTCACAGGTGGTTCCGGATATATGCCCACGCGAAGCCGAGTTTGGCGAAATCATGGAGCATATTTCTACAGAGCTTACCTGTTTGGTTGCGGATCCGGGTGGCTATCAGACCGTGTTATTTGGCGGATCGGGAACTGCAGCTGTGGAATCGATGATCAGTTCTGTCCCCGGCAATGAAACCATGGTAATTATCAATAATGGCGCTTATGGAAAACGAATGTGCGAAATCGCGGCGGTCTTTGGAATCGATTATTTGGAATTCAAAAGTCCATTTGATGATGCGATTCATTTGGCTGACTTAGAACGTTACATCCAATCTTCTGGTCGAAAGATAACTCATCTTGCCGTCGTGCATCATGAGACAACGACAGGCCTTCTGAACAAGATAAAGGAAATTGGTTTATTATGCAAAAAAAATCATATCGACATGATCGTGGATGCAATGAGTTCGTTTGCTGCCATTCCGATTGACATGAAGGAGATGAACATTTCCTTCTTAGCATCCAGTTCGAACAAGAACCTGCAGGGAATGCCCGGCGTTTCGTTCGTCATCGCGGAGAAAAGTAAGCTAGAGAGTTTGAAGGACAGGAAACCAAGAAGTTATTATTTGAATTTGTACGCTCAATATCGATATTTTGCGGAACATTTGCAGATGCGGTTTACACCACCGGTACAGATATTGTATGCGCTTAGGCAGGCTATCGAGGAATTAAAGCAGGAGAGTGTGGCCAAACGTCATGAAAGATATGTGGCATCCTGGAATACTTTAATCAGCGGTCTAAAAAGGCTGGGCTTAACCTATATTGTCCCCGAAGAGCATCACTCCAAGATGATTACATCCATTCGTGAACCCTATGTAGATTTTGATTTCCAATCCATGCATGATTTTTTCTATAGTAAAGGTGTTATGATTTATCCGGGTAAGCTGGAGGAACTAAAGACGTTCCGAATTGCCAATATCGGGGATATTACGTCCGAAGATATCGAGTTTTTTTTGGAATTGTTTGAAGATTATCTAGGCGGCATATCGAATATGAGAAAGGCGGAGAATCATGAGAACAAGAACAAGAAATAAATGGATTAAATATTTGTTTATGAAAAAAAATGCATCCTTAGCTCCCTACCTGCCGGAAACCAGAAAAATGAGCAATCAAGCCCTTTGGAGCCTGCTTGAGAAACACAGGCATGTCATGGTTAAGCCAGTTTGGGGGAGCCGTGGACGGGGAGTTATCCAAGTCTCGGATTTGGGGAATGACAACTACATCATACATTTCGAGAATATGAGAACGATGAAACGGGGAAAAAAGAATGCCTATCGTTATATCAAAAGTAAAATAGGGTCTTCCGCTTATATGGTTCAACGAAGAATTACCCGTCCTACTATAAATAAACGTCTCTTTGATATGAGAGTCATTGTTCAACGGAAAAGAAATTCATCGGACTGGGTAGTTACGGGAAAGGTAATCAAGGTAGCGGGCAAAGGTTATATTGTTTCCAACAATACGCGGAGTCATGGACAACTGCTTAGGTTTAAGCCGGGTATCCAACGTTCATCTATTAGACATTTGCCTATTACCGAATTGGAAACTCAAATAGATAAGGTTTCACTTCTTTCCGCAGATACATTAAGACCATTGTTCCCTAATCATCGTATTTATGGCTTGGACATTGCAACCGATCGGCAAGGTCATGTTTCCATTATTGAAGCCAACCTTTATCCGGCAATGTCCCATTTCCTTAAACTGAAGGATGGGGTAATGTATCGCCGAATACTCTCTTATAAAAATGAACCACCACTGTTGAGTAACCGAAAAATGATTATAAACAAGCGTTATGTTTCGAATCATTTAGCTGACTCGTCCAATCCCCTCATATTCCATTAACGCAACGGGAAAGGTTGCCCAATCGTTTATAGAGGCTGCACGATTTATTACGCGGCAGCCTCGCTCGATTAGAATAGAAGTAGCAACACAGGAGGAGAGATCATGCGGAGAATTATTGCCATTATCTTGCTAATCGTCGGAGCGTGCTTTCTGATTTTGGATGCCAGACAACAGGTTAACTCAAAGAAAGAACTTGAAGAAACCAATGCGCTGATTACGCAGTCATCAACAACAGTAAATTCGGAAGAAAAACGTACAATAGATGTATCGTACCTCACTCCTACGGTCAGTAGAGCGGAATTCCATCCAAAACAGAACGATCTCATTATGCTTGAATTCCCGCATTCCCTATGGATGGTGAACAAATACTACTGTCGAGATATCAGAATACCGTTTTTTAAAATTTTGACAAACTGTCGGTAGGAGACCGCATTTTGATTAAACTGACATATGTGCCCGTTACTTGAATAATTCATTTCTGAATCTGACCGCGTCTGTTTGGAAAAATCCCCACAAAAAAAGCGCCAGCTCACGATGTTATCATGAAACCGGCGCTTATTCGATCGTTTCTACATATACGTTCAAATGGAGGCTCTGTTAGGAAGCCCCGTTAATTGATGAAATGGAGTTGCTTTAACAAACGTTCCAAGAGCACCGCTGCTTCCATCCGGGTCGTATGCGCCAAGCGTGATCAGCGCTGCGCCAATGTGCCTACTCGCCCCATTGGGCACCTCGGTACTCCGGCTGGTTGCTATTCAGAAAGCGTGTGTCAATTGCGATGAGCCGTTCGCTCTATGCTATCAGCGGTTACTTTGTACAGTTGGTGCGGCAGGTCGTGTCCCATGCCGTCAATCAACATTAGCTCGGCTCCCGGGATGGCAGAAGCCGTATCCTCGCCACATGCCGGGACGAACAAGGGATCGTTCACTCCATGAATGACAAGTGCTGGTACTTTTATGGTTGCCAGCCGCGGACGACGATCACCAGAAACAGCGATCGCAGCAATTTGTCGTCCGACACTGCTTGGATCGTAGGCACGCTGGACTTCCTCCAGAATGAGCGCCCGATAAGCGTCCTCTTCAAACGGAAAGCCACTGCCAGCGATACGCTTGGCAAAAGAAAGGCTGTGCGCCAAAAATCCTGCTTCATCCTCAAATGGATTCGGCGCCGGTTTAGTCATCAATGCCATGACATCCGGGGGAGATTGCGGAAGGTCGGGATTACCTGAACTGGACATAATCGAGGTGAGTGATAACACCCGTTCAGGGTACTCACTGGCTGCAATCTGGGCGATCATTCCGCCCATTGACCTGCCAACGAAATGTGCCTGGTCAATTGAAAGGGCGTCGAGCAGTCCGATAGCGTCGCTTGCCATGTCATCGAGAGTGTAAGGGATGTCCGGTCGCTGTCCCGACATGAGAGCAGTCGCTAGTGCGTCAAAATCCAGCGTCCGATAATGGCTAAAGTGCGTTGAGCAACCTACGTCGCGATTGTCAAAGCGGATCACCCGAAAGCCCCGCGCTGCCAATATTTCGCAAAACGGAACCGTCCATCGGATCATCTGGGTTCCAAGCCCAGCGATTAGGATAATAGCCTCGTCATTTTCGTCACCGAAACTATCATAGGCCAACTCAACACCGTTGACTTTCAGAATGTTCATGATCATGTTCTCCTTCAATTAATGGGGTATCGGAAGTTCTGTATAGGCAGAAGGCGTGAATCTTGATCGCTGCAGTCCGATGTCCGATACCGTTTTTTACGCCTCCACATGCTTTCATTCATAAGTTCCCTTCAGGGAATGCATTAGCGGCTAGTCTTTTGATGTGGTTTCTGATATCAGGTGCCCAGTCATCGATGAAGTGGTAAAAGCGATCCAAATCACCAGCATACAGTGCCCGAAGAGCTTCTTCGTATTGAGGGAAGTTCCCGGCCATAGCTGTCATAAAGTAATGTGTTGCTTCTTGTGACTCTCGGAGATTGCTCTGTTTTTCTCCAGCTCGGCGAGCCTCATCAATAAGTTTTCGTAATGTTACCGACGCCCCTCCAGGTTGAGCCTTGAGCCATTCCCAATGCCGTGGCAATAACGTAACCTCACCGGATACAACCCCCAGCTTGGGTCGACCGACCCGCCGTGTAGGCTGGTGATTCACTTCCGTAACAGGTAAGTCACCAGACGATTCTCCTAATCGTTTAAGCACGTCATCTGTCTTTCCACGAAAATCAACATCTATTTGCTTCCCTGTGGAATCGTCAAATATAAGCAGCTGTGCGAGGTCTCTGTCATCCAGAGCATCCTTCACAGTAGAAACAACATGCTGTAACGAACCACTGGTGACGACTCCCACACCCAAAAATGCTGTGTAGTAAAAGCGCGTTAGGTCATTACTCATGCTGACCTCCTCTCTGAACACCTCACCAATTATACCCGGATAAAATTAAGAAATCAATATTACCCGGGTAAAATATATTTTATCGTTCGGTATGGAGGGAATAAATGCAAAAAACACGACCTAAGAGGAATCGCGCTGTTGAGAATATCGGAAAATAAAAAACGAATATGAGTCAAGTTTTCAAGATTGCTACATGCAGTTTTCAAAAATGATGTTTATGAATTGTCACTAGATCGATGGAGCGGATCCATCGCTTTTGCTATGCTTAAGGGCAGACATGGACTGGAAGCCGCGTTGCGATTGGGCAGGGTAATATATCCGGAAGATTTCCAGATTAATAGCATAAGTCCAAGCAAACATATTAACCAATTCATATACTGTCACTATCTTAAATTGAGGAGAGTGAAAGGGATGGGGTTAATATTTAATCGAAATGTTAGAGTTACTTTTTTCTCGGGTTTTAACTTTACTGGAAGAAGTCTAACATTTAGACGAGGCGTGGCAGTTTCAAATCTGGGATTATTCGGTTTTAACAACATTATTTCCAGTTTTCGGCTAAGAAATGTTGTAATTCCCAGTCAAGTTACGTTAGTACTGTTTTCAGGCCGCAACTTTACAGGGGATTTTCGCATTTTCCGTGGTAGCCAGAACATTTCAGACTTACGAGCTTTTAACTTTAACAATGTAACCTCGTCGTTTATTCTGGTTGGATTCCGGATAACAACTTCTCAGATTCGTACCATTCAACGCACAGGCAGAATGCCAAGCCAAATTTCCAAATTATAGGCTGAAGGGACATTTGCTCTTTTTTCTTCAGATTTTTCTTGAATGAAGGGAAGGATTGAGGCCTTTAGAACTTTTGTCGGCAGCCTCACTAAACCTAACGGGACACGTTAGTTCAATATACTAGTGGCAGTCTAGGACTTTATTTTCCAGTCCAAGACTGCCGCTGATTCATTTTAAAATTTATTTTTCGGTGCATTTGAGAAGAAACTTTGGATGATCGAGATCAAGGACTTTGGATACATTGTGGAGAGCATGTGAGATTTAACTGTGAGCTTATACGTAGTAAGAAGTTTACAGAGGAGAAACATGGCTTCACCTGTTCCATGCAAACTGTCCGGCATTTAAGAAAACTTCATAGTATTAAAAGTTCTATGGTAGGTGATTTGAAGTATTCAAGGGAAGAAGCTTTTTCTTGCAAGGAGTACATTAAACAATCCTTAGATGATGCACTAATGTATCTTTTTGAAAATTATGAACCTATTGCTAAACTAAAGAGACAATTAATAGATGCAAGTAATGAACTTTATGCAAAAATTGAAGAAAGAAAAGAGTACTCACTTATACATTTTGAATTGGGACCTAACCATGTTATGGTAGACCAACAAGGGAAAACATATATCATAGACTTTGAAGGGATGAAGTATTTTGATTTAGAGTATGAATACAGTTTTTTTTAAACTTCGTTATGGCAAATATTATCCTGAGTTGAAGAGCATGTCAATTGATGATAATAGAATGAAATATTATTTACTATACCATCATATTACGGCTATAAAGGGAGCACATCAGCTAATGACACAGGATTACTATGATTTAGAGGATATTAAGGGAATGATACACTATAATAATGAAGCAATCCTTACATATTATTTATAATTAGCTTGATGTTATAAATACAAGTGAAATACACAAGGCGATCCATTACTACAAATGGGTCGTTTTTGAATGGATCGGTATAGTAGAGGAGGGGCTAAAACATGTTAGAGTTGGCAATTTCGGTTACTCATTCTAAGTCTATCTTGAAGCGTTCCGCTCTGGAACAACCTAACTGCAGTAAAAGAAGGACATGCATGTCTACTAAATCTGAAATGGTGAGAGCTATTGACGTTCTCAAAATCTTAATTTTATTTAGGATTTCTCAGTACTACTCCTATATTGGATCTTGGAAAAAATAACTTCACAATTTTGCAGGAATTTTTTAACAGTTGGTTGGAAATAGCAGAGGAGGGTAGTGAAAAAATTTATACACCATCATGGACTGAAATTGAGATTATGAAACAAAGATGTTTACCTAAGGTAGCATTTAAATTGGAATCAACAAATAGTGAATATAATTTAGTTGAGTATTACCATTTAAGTGAAGAAAGAAATCTTGATATCAAAAAACTATCCTGTCCAAATCAGTCGGAGGAAAGCGTACAAAGAATTAAGAATATGAAAAGGTATTTACCTATAGACATAGCAATGTTAATTTATCAAAATCCAACACCAGAAAATAAACTCCTAAAAGAATATGTCGAACGTTATGTTCGAAAATTGAATTTCTAAGATTGACCACTGAATTTCGAATCAGTAGTCTTTTAAATTAACAGTGAAGACGGACGGTTAACGATATATGTTTTTGTCCTCCGACAGGTACTGTCGAGGGACAAAACATAGTCCCATAATAACCCGCGCCCAGCGCGGTTTTTCTTTTTTAAGGGACCAAGTTCTTGTCTTTTTCTCAGGACAAGAACTTGGTCCCATTGCCGAAAATGGACAAGAACTTGGTCTTATAACCGATTTGACTTGAGGCTCTTGAAAGGTGGGGAGTATTTTACGTTTACTTTCAGGCGTTGAAGGTGTGTTGGGTTTGACGCTTACCCAGACTGGGTATACGGCGGTTCAACCGTTTAAGTGCCATTGACGCAAGCGCTCGTGGTGGTGTATTGTCTAGTGACACAAAAGTGGCTACTTTTAATAAAGCTGAGAAGCCTGATACTTCGGGCTTTTTTATTTTAATGTGGCCAAAATTGTGTCATATAAAAATGCATAAAAGTGACCACATTGTAGGATTTTGACACAAAAGTGGCTACATTGTAAGGAGAATATTGCGACATAAGTCCAGATAAATCTAACCATGAATAAATGTCGCTGCTAGTAGCAAAAGCAAGAGTTTAGTCCATCTAAGTTGGGCAACTGTATCACTTGACTTTGTATTGCGATTCTGCTTAAGCGACCGACAAAAAACGAGATCCATATGATTCATTTAGTGGATATCCTGCCAGGTGACTCCAACTGATACTGCGTCCCTTTTTTATATAATTGATGTGACACCGATGTTACAAAAATGTAATATCAATCTAAATAATGTTATATGATTCGATGGTAGAACCATCTAATTTTCTTTTACGATGTACTAAAAGAGAGTGGATGGTGTTGAGTTTGAATATTTCAGAAGTTAATATATCATTATTTAGGTTTGTTAATGACTTAGGAAAAGAATATCCCTTTTTGAATCCCACATTTATTTTTATTGCTGAATATATGGTTTTTTTACTTGCACTGAGTGTTCTTTTTATTTGGTTTACAAGAGATACGGACAATAGAATAATGATTCTTTGTGCATCAATCGCTTTCATTTGTGCCTTTATAATAGGAAAGGTTTCAGGAGTATTTCACTCGAATTATCAACCTTTCGTTGAATTGACTGATGTTAATAAACTGATACAAAAAGAAAAAGACAATTCTTTTCCAAGTGATCATACCATTTTATTCTTCTCATATTGTTTTTCATTCTGGCTCTTTAAGAGAGGCTGGTCAATTTTATGGGTATTGTTAGCTGTTCTTGTGGGAGTCTCCCGTATATGGGTTGGGGTTCATTATCCTTTAGATGTTTTAAC
The window above is part of the Paenibacillus lutimineralis genome. Proteins encoded here:
- a CDS encoding undecaprenyl-diphosphatase, producing the protein MVLSLNISEVNISLFRFVNDLGKEYPFLNPTFIFIAEYMVFLLALSVLFIWFTRDTDNRIMILCASIAFICAFIIGKVSGVFHSNYQPFVELTDVNKLIQKEKDNSFPSDHTILFFSYCFSFWLFKRGWSILWVLLAVLVGVSRIWVGVHYPLDVLTGILISLATATLIYFIFPKLSVTQTTIKIYEKYENNLLLRFKKTMGNKSKNS